In the genome of Streptomyces pactum, one region contains:
- a CDS encoding TetR-like C-terminal domain-containing protein, whose protein sequence is MGKAGTRETSGGGAGRGPDPRAERSRAAALAAASDLLIENGWAGVTHVSVAARSGVGRTTLYRHWPESAMLIQQLLAELFQVEPVVRTGELRADLVGELRAFLGMLHNPKAERALRVIIDQAPLDPRYAEVLASCSRKGTDGLRGIVDEAKERGELPPDLDTDVAIDQLLGPLVFRRLLSGAEFPDDYVPELVDSFLEARVPRS, encoded by the coding sequence ATGGGTAAGGCCGGCACCAGGGAGACCTCCGGGGGCGGGGCCGGGCGCGGCCCGGACCCCCGGGCGGAGCGCAGCCGGGCCGCGGCGCTGGCGGCCGCCAGCGATCTGCTCATCGAGAACGGCTGGGCGGGGGTGACCCATGTTTCCGTGGCCGCCCGCAGCGGGGTGGGCCGCACCACGCTGTACCGGCACTGGCCGGAGTCGGCGATGCTCATCCAGCAACTGCTCGCCGAACTGTTCCAGGTGGAGCCGGTGGTGCGCACCGGGGAGCTGCGGGCGGACCTCGTCGGGGAGCTGCGGGCGTTCCTCGGGATGCTGCACAACCCCAAGGCCGAGCGGGCGCTGCGGGTGATCATCGACCAGGCGCCGCTGGACCCCCGGTACGCCGAGGTGCTGGCCTCGTGCAGCCGGAAGGGGACCGACGGGCTGCGCGGGATCGTGGACGAGGCGAAGGAGCGCGGCGAGCTGCCGCCGGACCTCGACACCGATGTGGCGATCGATCAGCTGCTGGGGCCGCTGGTGTTCCGCCGGCTCCTCTCGGGGGCGGAGTTCCCCGACGACTACGTGCCGGAGCTGGTGGACAGTTTCCTGGAGGCCCGGGTTCCGCGATCTTGA
- the crcB gene encoding fluoride efflux transporter CrcB, whose amino-acid sequence MHGPRTARRPRRGTAGTERRHGRTVTQARVVIAVAIGGGIGTAARYGASRLWPTPPEAFPWTTFAVNAVGCAAIGVLLVLIVETGTAHPLVRPFLGTGVLGGFTTFSTHAVDVQRLTEAGRTGTALGYLAATVLTALTAVWLAAVATRRAVAVRRATGAVRTADGGRP is encoded by the coding sequence GTGCACGGCCCACGGACCGCGCGTCGGCCGCGGCGCGGGACGGCAGGGACGGAACGACGGCACGGACGGACAGTGACACAGGCACGGGTGGTGATCGCGGTGGCGATCGGCGGCGGCATCGGGACGGCGGCGCGGTACGGTGCGTCCCGGCTGTGGCCGACCCCGCCGGAGGCGTTCCCGTGGACCACGTTCGCGGTCAACGCCGTCGGCTGCGCGGCGATCGGGGTGCTGCTGGTGCTGATCGTGGAGACCGGGACCGCCCATCCGCTGGTCCGCCCCTTCCTCGGCACCGGCGTGCTCGGCGGGTTCACCACCTTCTCCACCCACGCGGTGGACGTCCAGCGGCTCACCGAGGCCGGACGGACCGGGACCGCGCTGGGCTACCTCGCGGCCACCGTGCTCACCGCGCTCACCGCGGTGTGGCTGGCGGCGGTCGCCACCCGGCGCGCGGTGGCCGTCCGGCGCGCCACCGGGGCGGTCCGGACGGCGGACGGGGGCCGGCCGTGA
- a CDS encoding DUF190 domain-containing protein — MSGVAGLRLTVLVLESDVRRHRPLYSEIVHLAHRAGLRGASVFRGVEGFGASSRIHTTRLLSLSEELPVAVVVIDTEERVRAFLPELTGLLGNDGLITVEPVEVITGAADGPEPDPAADREPFPAEGRHGGADPARGGPEPHPPAGPDATTDPAGDGPEPDDRPGRAPGGPS, encoded by the coding sequence GTGAGCGGCGTGGCCGGGCTGCGGCTGACCGTCCTGGTCCTGGAGAGCGACGTGCGGCGGCACCGGCCGCTCTACAGCGAGATCGTGCACCTCGCCCACCGGGCGGGGCTCCGCGGGGCGAGCGTCTTCCGCGGCGTCGAGGGCTTCGGGGCCTCCTCGCGCATCCACACCACCCGGTTGCTGTCGCTGAGCGAGGAGCTGCCGGTGGCGGTGGTCGTCATCGACACCGAGGAGCGCGTCCGGGCCTTCCTGCCGGAGCTGACCGGCCTCCTGGGGAACGACGGGCTGATCACGGTGGAACCGGTGGAGGTGATCACCGGCGCGGCGGACGGCCCGGAGCCGGACCCGGCCGCGGACCGGGAGCCGTTCCCCGCCGAGGGCCGGCACGGCGGCGCCGACCCGGCCCGCGGCGGCCCGGAGCCGCACCCTCCCGCGGGCCCGGACGCGACCACGGATCCGGCCGGCGACGGCCCGGAGCCGGACGACCGCCCCGGCCGCGCCCCGGGCGGTCCGTCGTGA
- the crcB gene encoding fluoride efflux transporter CrcB, whose product MTWLLVVVCGMGGAVLRYLVDRAVQRRHDSAFPWGTFTVNVTGCLVLGLVTGAVAAAAVPSRVQVALGTGLCGALTTYSTFSYETLRLAEGGARLPAAANVLASLAAGVGAAFAGVGLARLFWG is encoded by the coding sequence GTGACCTGGCTGCTGGTCGTGGTGTGCGGGATGGGCGGCGCGGTGCTGCGGTACCTGGTCGACCGCGCGGTGCAGCGCCGCCACGACTCGGCCTTCCCCTGGGGCACCTTCACCGTCAATGTCACCGGCTGCCTGGTGCTCGGCCTGGTGACGGGCGCGGTGGCCGCCGCGGCCGTCCCCTCCCGGGTGCAGGTGGCGCTGGGCACCGGGTTGTGCGGCGCACTGACCACGTACTCCACGTTCTCCTACGAAACGCTCCGGCTGGCCGAGGGCGGCGCCCGGCTGCCGGCCGCCGCGAACGTGCTGGCCAGCCTGGCCGCCGGGGTGGGCGCGGCCTTCGCCGGAGTGGGCCTGGCCCGCCTCTTCTGGGGCTGA
- a CDS encoding LysR family transcriptional regulator, whose translation MQLHQLRYFAAVADTRHFTRAAERLHIAQPSLSQQIRALERELGAELFHRARGNITLTDAGQALLPLARQILADTETAHREVQEVVQLRRGRVRLGAPPSLCASLVPDVLRAFHRSYPGVELFVDEGGSKDLVRTLAAGGLDLALIITPLAGGAPALATTELLGEDLVVVSAPNGPDPLGGDRGGRIRVTDLAGRPMVMFRRGYDLREFTIAACHAAGFEPTFTVQGGEMDAVLGFVRAGLGLAVVPGMVAARSGLRVTPFEPDQGMRRTIAIARRKDVAPTRAARELRRVLLGHLGASGTRDGPGSGRGGAGPGS comes from the coding sequence GTGCAACTGCATCAGCTGCGCTACTTCGCGGCCGTGGCGGACACCCGCCACTTCACCCGCGCCGCGGAACGGCTGCACATCGCGCAGCCGTCGCTCTCCCAGCAGATCCGCGCCCTCGAACGCGAGCTGGGCGCCGAGCTGTTCCACCGGGCGCGCGGCAACATCACCCTCACCGACGCCGGGCAGGCGCTGCTGCCGCTGGCCCGGCAGATCCTCGCCGACACCGAGACCGCGCACCGGGAGGTGCAGGAGGTCGTCCAGCTCCGCCGGGGCCGGGTCCGTCTCGGGGCGCCGCCGAGCCTGTGCGCCAGCCTCGTCCCCGATGTGCTGCGCGCCTTCCACCGCAGCTACCCGGGGGTCGAGCTGTTCGTGGACGAGGGCGGCTCCAAGGACCTGGTGCGCACCCTGGCGGCGGGCGGGCTCGACCTCGCGCTGATCATCACGCCGCTGGCCGGCGGCGCCCCGGCACTGGCCACCACCGAGCTGCTGGGCGAGGACCTGGTGGTGGTCTCCGCGCCCAACGGCCCGGACCCGCTGGGCGGGGACCGGGGCGGGCGGATCAGGGTCACCGACCTGGCCGGGCGGCCCATGGTGATGTTCCGGCGCGGCTACGACCTGCGGGAATTCACCATCGCCGCGTGCCACGCGGCCGGCTTCGAGCCCACCTTCACCGTGCAGGGCGGCGAGATGGACGCCGTGCTCGGCTTCGTCCGGGCGGGGCTGGGGCTGGCCGTGGTACCGGGCATGGTGGCGGCCCGCTCCGGGCTGCGGGTCACCCCGTTCGAGCCCGACCAGGGGATGCGGCGCACCATCGCGATCGCCCGCCGCAAGGACGTCGCCCCCACCCGGGCCGCCCGGGAACTGCGCCGGGTGCTCCTCGGCCACCTCGGCGCGTCGGGAACCCGGGACGGCCCGGGGAGCGGCAGAGGGGGCGCCGGCCCGGGGTCGTAG
- a CDS encoding succinate dehydrogenase cytochrome b subunit, with the protein MALATRTDRKPSLPRSVWRSTVGKKAVMAVTGLIMLAYLCAHLLGNLKIFFGPEEFNEYGRWLRHVGEPFLHREWFLWLARVVLVAAVVLHAVAAYQLSRRDLAARPSKYVHQRQRASYATRTMRWGGVILGLFIVWHILDLTTLTVNENAQHGHPYENVVATFSTWYGNTIYITAMVALGFHVRHGFWSAAQTLGAGHPRRERALKLVANGLAALMTCGFISIPVGVMTGVVN; encoded by the coding sequence ATGGCACTGGCGACCCGGACGGACCGAAAGCCGTCACTCCCCCGCTCCGTATGGCGGTCCACCGTGGGCAAGAAGGCGGTGATGGCCGTCACCGGCCTGATCATGCTCGCCTACCTCTGCGCCCATCTGCTCGGCAACCTGAAGATCTTCTTCGGCCCGGAGGAGTTCAACGAGTACGGGCGGTGGCTGCGCCACGTCGGTGAGCCGTTCCTGCACCGCGAGTGGTTCCTGTGGCTGGCCCGGGTGGTGCTGGTCGCCGCGGTGGTGCTGCACGCCGTGGCCGCGTACCAGCTCAGCCGCCGCGACCTGGCCGCCCGCCCGAGCAAGTACGTCCACCAGCGGCAGCGCGCCAGCTACGCCACCCGCACCATGCGCTGGGGCGGGGTGATCCTCGGCCTGTTCATCGTCTGGCACATCCTGGACCTGACCACGCTGACGGTGAACGAGAACGCCCAGCACGGCCACCCGTACGAGAACGTGGTCGCCACCTTCTCCACCTGGTACGGCAACACCATCTACATCACCGCCATGGTCGCCCTCGGGTTCCACGTCCGGCACGGGTTCTGGAGCGCCGCCCAGACCCTGGGCGCCGGGCACCCCCGCCGCGAGCGGGCCCTCAAGCTCGTCGCCAACGGTCTGGCGGCCCTGATGACCTGCGGGTTCATCTCCATCCCCGTCGGCGTGATGACCGGAGTCGTGAACTGA
- a CDS encoding fumarate reductase/succinate dehydrogenase flavoprotein subunit gives MSTYTDYTTGTPLTDTKAPDGPVEERWDRRRFEAKLVNPANRRKYTVIVVGTGLAGGAAGATLAEQGYRVVQFCYQDSPRRAHSIAAQGGINAAKNYRNDGDSIRRLFYDTVKGGDFRARESNVHRLAQVSVEIIDQCVAQGVPFAREYGGLLDTRSFGGVQVSRTFYARGQTGQQLLLGAYQALSRQIAAGNVEMHARTEMLDLIVIDGRARGIVARDLITGEVSTHFADAVVLASGGYGNVFYLSTNAKNSNATAIWRAHRRGAYFANPCFTQIHPTCIPRSGDHQSKLTLMSESLRNDGRIWVPKAKGDTRPPAEIPEDERDYYLERIYPSFGNLVPRDIASRAAKNVCDEGRGVGPGGQGVYLDFADAIRRMGRKAVEEKYGNLFEMYQRITAEDPYRVPMRIYPAIHYTMGGLWVDYDLQTTVPGLFAIGEANFSDHGANRLGASALMQGLADGYFVLPSTINDYLARHPHDEVDPAHPAAVSAVAEVTDRLRRLLANDGDRTPDSFHRELGELLWDECGMSRSESGLRKALGRIPELREEFWRRIKVPGSGQELNQSLEKANRIVDYLELAELMCLDALHRSESCGGHFREESQTPDGEAARKDDEFSYAAAWEFTGAGNAPVLHREQLVFEYVHPTQRSYA, from the coding sequence ATGAGCACCTACACCGACTACACCACCGGGACTCCGCTCACCGACACCAAGGCCCCGGACGGCCCGGTGGAGGAGCGGTGGGACCGCCGCCGCTTCGAGGCGAAGCTGGTCAACCCCGCCAACCGCCGCAAGTACACCGTGATCGTGGTGGGCACCGGCCTGGCCGGCGGCGCGGCCGGCGCGACGCTGGCCGAACAGGGCTACCGCGTGGTCCAGTTCTGCTACCAGGACTCCCCGCGCCGGGCGCACTCGATCGCCGCCCAGGGCGGCATCAACGCCGCCAAGAACTACCGCAACGACGGCGACTCGATCCGCCGGCTGTTCTACGACACGGTCAAGGGCGGCGACTTCCGCGCCCGGGAGTCCAACGTGCACCGGCTGGCGCAGGTGTCGGTGGAGATCATCGACCAGTGCGTGGCACAGGGCGTGCCGTTCGCCCGCGAGTACGGCGGCCTGCTCGACACCCGCTCCTTCGGCGGCGTGCAGGTCTCCCGGACCTTCTACGCCCGCGGCCAGACCGGTCAGCAGCTGCTGCTCGGCGCCTACCAGGCGCTCTCCCGGCAGATCGCCGCCGGGAACGTGGAGATGCACGCGCGCACCGAGATGCTGGACCTGATCGTCATCGACGGACGGGCCCGCGGCATCGTCGCCCGGGACCTGATCACCGGCGAGGTCTCCACCCACTTCGCGGACGCGGTGGTGCTCGCCTCCGGCGGCTACGGCAACGTCTTCTACCTCTCCACCAACGCCAAGAACTCCAACGCCACCGCGATCTGGCGGGCCCACCGGCGCGGCGCGTACTTCGCCAACCCCTGCTTCACCCAGATCCACCCCACCTGCATCCCGCGCTCCGGCGACCACCAGTCGAAGCTGACGCTGATGAGCGAGTCGCTCCGCAACGACGGCCGCATCTGGGTGCCCAAGGCCAAGGGCGACACCCGCCCGCCGGCCGAGATCCCCGAGGACGAGCGGGACTACTACCTGGAGCGGATCTACCCGTCCTTCGGCAACCTGGTCCCGCGCGACATCGCCTCCCGGGCGGCGAAGAACGTCTGCGACGAGGGGCGCGGCGTGGGCCCCGGCGGCCAGGGCGTCTACCTGGACTTCGCCGACGCCATCCGGCGGATGGGCCGCAAGGCGGTGGAGGAGAAGTACGGCAACCTCTTCGAGATGTACCAGCGGATCACCGCCGAGGACCCGTACCGGGTGCCGATGCGGATCTACCCGGCCATCCACTACACGATGGGCGGGCTGTGGGTGGACTACGACCTCCAGACCACCGTGCCCGGGCTCTTCGCGATCGGCGAGGCGAACTTCTCCGACCACGGCGCCAACCGGCTCGGCGCCTCCGCGCTGATGCAGGGGCTGGCCGACGGGTACTTCGTCCTGCCGTCCACCATCAACGACTACCTGGCCCGGCACCCGCACGACGAGGTGGACCCGGCCCACCCGGCGGCGGTCTCGGCGGTCGCCGAGGTCACCGACCGGCTGCGGCGGCTGCTCGCCAACGACGGCGACCGCACCCCCGACTCCTTCCACCGGGAGCTGGGCGAGCTGCTGTGGGACGAGTGCGGGATGTCCCGCTCCGAGAGCGGGCTGCGCAAGGCGCTGGGCCGGATCCCGGAGCTGCGCGAGGAGTTCTGGCGGCGCATCAAGGTGCCCGGCTCCGGCCAGGAGCTGAACCAGTCCCTGGAGAAGGCCAACCGCATCGTCGACTACCTGGAGCTGGCCGAGCTGATGTGCCTGGACGCGCTGCACCGCTCCGAGTCGTGCGGCGGTCACTTCCGGGAGGAGAGCCAGACCCCCGACGGCGAGGCGGCCCGCAAGGACGACGAGTTCTCCTACGCCGCCGCCTGGGAGTTCACCGGCGCCGGGAACGCCCCCGTGCTCCACCGGGAGCAGCTGGTCTTCGAGTACGTCCACCCCACCCAGCGGAGTTACGCATGA
- a CDS encoding succinate dehydrogenase/fumarate reductase iron-sulfur subunit, with amino-acid sequence MRLTLRIWRQRGPEEPGAMTVYQVDGISPDMSFLEMLDHLNEELILAGDEPVAFDHDCREGICGACGMVINGQAHGPERTTTCQLHMRHFSDGDTIDVEPWRAAAFPVVKDLVVDRSAFDRIIASGGYISAPTGSAPEAHATPVPKPVADTAFEHAECIGCGACVAACPNGSAMLFTSAKVVHLNVLPQGAPERESRVLDMVGTMDAEGFGGCTNTGECAVACPKGIPLQSISTMNREYLRASLRGGAPGRTRG; translated from the coding sequence ATGAGGCTCACCCTGCGGATCTGGCGCCAGCGCGGTCCTGAGGAGCCGGGCGCCATGACCGTCTACCAGGTCGACGGCATCAGCCCGGACATGTCGTTCCTGGAGATGCTCGACCACCTCAACGAGGAGCTGATCCTCGCCGGTGACGAGCCGGTCGCCTTCGACCACGACTGCCGGGAGGGCATCTGCGGCGCCTGCGGCATGGTGATCAACGGGCAGGCGCACGGCCCGGAGCGCACCACCACCTGCCAGCTGCACATGCGGCATTTCTCCGACGGCGACACCATCGACGTCGAGCCGTGGCGGGCGGCGGCCTTCCCGGTCGTGAAGGACCTGGTGGTGGACCGGTCGGCGTTCGACCGGATCATCGCCTCCGGCGGCTACATCTCCGCCCCGACCGGCTCGGCCCCGGAGGCGCACGCCACGCCGGTGCCCAAGCCGGTCGCCGACACCGCCTTCGAGCACGCCGAGTGCATCGGCTGCGGGGCGTGCGTGGCGGCCTGCCCCAACGGCTCGGCGATGCTGTTCACCTCCGCCAAGGTGGTCCACCTCAACGTCCTGCCGCAGGGCGCCCCGGAGCGGGAGTCGCGGGTGCTGGACATGGTGGGCACGATGGACGCCGAGGGGTTCGGCGGCTGCACCAACACCGGTGAGTGCGCGGTCGCCTGCCCCAAGGGCATCCCGCTGCAGTCCATCTCCACCATGAACCGCGAGTACCTGCGCGCCTCGCTGCGCGGCGGCGCGCCGGGCCGTACCCGAGGCTGA
- a CDS encoding CoA-acylating methylmalonate-semialdehyde dehydrogenase yields MKTIDHWIGGTAVEGASGAYGPVYNPATGAQDTRVALASTAEVDVAVAAAKEAYREWRHVSLSRRTAILYRYRELLDAHRDEIAALITAEHGKVHSDALGEVARGLEIVELACAISHKLKGELSTEVSSGVDVASIRQPLGVVAGITPFNFPAMVPLWMFPVAIACGNTFVLKPSEKDPSAAIRLAELAAEAGLPAGVLNVVNGDKVAVDRLLEHPDVAAVSFVGSTPIARYIQSRAIEHGKRVQALGGAKNHMLVLPDADLDVAADNAINAAYGSAGERCMAVSVVVAVGDIGDDLVKKIADRATALRIGPGTDPASEMGPLITREHRDKVASYVHSAREQGAEVVVDGTGLTVEGYPEGFFIGVSLLDKVPVSADAYRDEIFGPVLCVVRAETYDEAIELINSSRWGNGTAIFTRDGGAARRFQLEVEAGMVGVNVPIPVPVGYHSFGGWKDSLFGDHHIYGNDGVHFYTRGKVVTTRWPDPSDGGINLGFPRNH; encoded by the coding sequence ATGAAGACCATCGACCACTGGATCGGCGGCACGGCCGTCGAGGGCGCCTCCGGCGCGTACGGGCCGGTCTACAACCCCGCCACCGGCGCCCAGGACACCCGGGTCGCGCTCGCCTCCACCGCCGAGGTGGACGTCGCCGTCGCCGCCGCCAAGGAGGCGTACCGCGAGTGGCGGCACGTCTCCCTGTCCCGGCGCACCGCGATCCTGTACCGCTACCGGGAGCTGCTGGACGCGCACCGCGACGAGATCGCCGCGCTGATCACCGCCGAGCACGGCAAGGTCCACTCCGACGCGCTCGGCGAGGTCGCCCGGGGCCTGGAGATCGTGGAGCTGGCCTGCGCCATCAGCCACAAGCTCAAGGGCGAGCTGTCCACCGAGGTCTCCTCCGGTGTGGACGTCGCCTCGATCCGCCAGCCGCTGGGTGTGGTGGCCGGCATCACCCCGTTCAACTTCCCGGCCATGGTGCCGCTGTGGATGTTCCCGGTCGCCATCGCCTGCGGGAACACCTTCGTGCTCAAGCCCAGCGAGAAGGACCCCTCGGCCGCGATCCGGCTGGCCGAACTGGCCGCCGAGGCCGGGCTGCCGGCCGGTGTGCTCAACGTCGTCAACGGGGACAAGGTCGCCGTGGACCGGCTGCTGGAGCACCCGGACGTCGCCGCGGTCAGCTTCGTCGGCTCCACCCCCATCGCCCGGTACATCCAGAGCCGGGCGATCGAGCACGGCAAGCGGGTCCAGGCGCTCGGCGGCGCCAAGAACCACATGCTGGTGCTGCCCGACGCCGACCTGGACGTGGCCGCCGACAACGCCATCAACGCCGCCTACGGGTCGGCCGGCGAGCGCTGCATGGCGGTGTCCGTGGTGGTCGCGGTCGGCGACATCGGCGACGACCTGGTGAAGAAGATCGCCGACCGGGCGACCGCGCTGCGCATCGGCCCGGGCACCGACCCGGCCTCCGAGATGGGCCCGCTGATCACCCGGGAGCACCGCGACAAGGTCGCCTCGTACGTGCACAGTGCCCGGGAGCAGGGCGCCGAGGTGGTCGTGGACGGCACCGGCCTCACCGTCGAGGGGTACCCGGAGGGCTTCTTCATCGGCGTCTCGCTGCTGGACAAGGTGCCGGTGAGCGCCGACGCCTACCGCGACGAGATCTTCGGCCCGGTGCTGTGCGTGGTGCGCGCCGAGACCTACGACGAGGCCATCGAGCTGATCAACTCCTCCCGCTGGGGCAACGGCACCGCGATCTTCACCCGTGACGGCGGCGCCGCCCGCCGCTTCCAGCTGGAGGTCGAGGCCGGCATGGTCGGCGTCAACGTGCCGATCCCGGTGCCGGTGGGCTACCACTCCTTCGGCGGCTGGAAGGACTCGCTCTTCGGCGACCACCACATCTACGGCAACGACGGGGTGCACTTCTACACCCGCGGCAAGGTGGTCACCACCCGCTGGCCCGACCCCAGCGACGGCGGCATCAACCTCGGGTTCCCCCGCAACCACTGA
- the iolD gene encoding 3D-(3,5/4)-trihydroxycyclohexane-1,2-dione acylhydrolase (decyclizing) yields the protein MAPPRGHPRPPGPAAGSRRLTVAQALVEFLGRQYTERDGRRQRLITACWGIFGHGNVAGLGQALLESGPDTLPFLQGRNEQAMVHAAVGYARQCDRLSAQAVTTSIGPGATNLTTGAALATVNHLPVLLLPGDTFATRPADPVLQQLEAGYAGDVSVNDCLRPVSRYFDRITRPEALIPAALQAMRVLTDPAATGAVTLALPQDVQAEAFDWPDAFFADRVWRVARPAPDPAVLADAARAVRAARRPLIVAGGGVHHSGAEDALRSLADATGIPVATTQAGKGSLRHDHPCEVGGIGHTGTAVADDLARTADLVLGVGTRYTDFTTASGTLFADPGVRFVNLNITGFDAHKLGALAVVADARAGLTALTEALAGYRVDDAHRARYTAGKERWERLVDAAYAAGDPAARPSQTQVLGALDALVGDEDVIVNAAGSLPGDLHKLWRARSRRQYHLEYGYSCMGYEIPAAIGVKLAAPDRPVWALVGDGTYLMMPTEIVTAVQEGIGITVVILQNHGYASIGGLSAQVGAERFGTAYRYRDAGGHYTGDPLPVDLAANAASLGMEVHRVTTVRELPAALAAARAARHPTCVHVEVETADTVPGAPAAQAWWDVPVAQTATRPAAVAAREEYDRRAAARRRHL from the coding sequence CTGGCCCCGCCTCGGGGACACCCCCGCCCGCCGGGGCCGGCCGCCGGGTCCCGGCGGCTGACCGTCGCCCAGGCGCTGGTGGAGTTCCTCGGCCGCCAGTACACCGAACGCGACGGCCGCCGGCAGCGGCTGATCACCGCCTGCTGGGGCATCTTCGGCCACGGCAACGTCGCCGGGCTCGGCCAGGCCCTGCTGGAGTCCGGCCCGGACACCCTGCCGTTCCTCCAGGGCCGCAACGAACAGGCCATGGTGCACGCCGCCGTCGGCTACGCCCGGCAGTGCGACCGGCTCTCCGCCCAGGCCGTCACCACCTCCATCGGGCCCGGCGCCACCAACCTCACCACCGGCGCCGCGCTCGCCACCGTCAACCACCTGCCGGTGCTGCTGCTGCCCGGGGACACCTTCGCCACCCGGCCCGCCGACCCGGTGCTCCAGCAGCTGGAGGCCGGGTACGCCGGCGACGTCTCGGTCAACGACTGCCTGCGCCCGGTCTCCCGCTACTTCGACCGGATCACCCGGCCGGAGGCGCTGATCCCCGCCGCCCTCCAGGCGATGCGGGTGCTCACCGACCCCGCCGCCACCGGCGCGGTGACCCTCGCGCTGCCGCAGGACGTGCAGGCCGAGGCGTTCGACTGGCCGGACGCGTTCTTCGCCGACCGGGTGTGGCGGGTGGCCCGGCCCGCGCCGGACCCGGCGGTGCTCGCGGACGCCGCCCGGGCGGTGCGCGCCGCCCGCCGCCCGCTCATCGTGGCCGGCGGCGGGGTGCACCACAGCGGCGCCGAGGACGCCCTGCGGTCGCTCGCCGACGCCACCGGCATCCCGGTCGCCACCACCCAGGCGGGCAAGGGCTCGCTCCGCCACGACCACCCCTGCGAGGTCGGCGGCATCGGCCACACCGGCACCGCGGTCGCCGACGACCTGGCCCGCACCGCCGACCTGGTGCTCGGGGTGGGCACCCGGTACACCGACTTCACCACCGCCTCCGGCACCCTCTTCGCCGACCCCGGGGTCCGCTTCGTCAACCTCAACATCACCGGCTTCGACGCCCACAAGCTGGGCGCGCTGGCCGTCGTGGCGGACGCCCGCGCGGGGCTGACCGCGCTCACCGAGGCGCTCGCCGGGTACCGGGTGGACGACGCCCACCGGGCCCGGTACACCGCCGGCAAGGAGCGCTGGGAGCGCCTGGTGGACGCCGCCTACGCCGCCGGCGACCCGGCCGCCCGGCCCAGCCAGACGCAGGTGCTCGGCGCCCTCGACGCGCTGGTCGGCGACGAGGACGTCATCGTCAACGCCGCCGGGTCGCTCCCCGGCGACCTGCACAAGCTGTGGCGCGCCCGCTCCCGGCGCCAGTACCACCTGGAGTACGGCTACTCCTGCATGGGCTACGAGATCCCGGCCGCCATCGGGGTGAAACTCGCCGCGCCGGACCGGCCGGTGTGGGCGCTGGTCGGCGACGGCACGTATCTGATGATGCCCACCGAGATCGTCACCGCCGTCCAGGAGGGCATCGGCATCACCGTCGTCATCCTGCAGAACCACGGGTACGCCTCCATCGGCGGACTGTCCGCGCAGGTCGGCGCCGAGCGGTTCGGCACCGCCTACCGGTACCGGGACGCCGGCGGCCACTACACCGGCGACCCGCTGCCGGTGGACCTGGCGGCCAACGCCGCCTCGCTCGGCATGGAGGTGCACCGGGTCACCACCGTCCGCGAACTGCCCGCCGCGCTCGCCGCCGCCCGCGCCGCCCGGCACCCCACATGTGTCCATGTGGAGGTCGAAACGGCCGACACAGTGCCGGGCGCGCCCGCCGCTCAGGCGTGGTGGGATGTGCCCGTCGCGCAGACGGCGACCCGGCCGGCCGCCGTCGCGGCACGCGAGGAGTACGACCGGCGGGCCGCCGCCCGCCGCCGCCACCTGTGA